A genome region from Festucalex cinctus isolate MCC-2025b chromosome 17, RoL_Fcin_1.0, whole genome shotgun sequence includes the following:
- the LOC144005379 gene encoding galactose-specific lectin nattectin-like: MAFPLRSFFLLCAISGVLSGGWNQNPFFQDDSCPKGWLRLGSKCYIYKPDSRIFTDAEKVCQTLGGNLVSIHNIVENAVVLDLIRQGVNFDVAWIGLQDAITSYFSGVIISQFLNVDSFKCNFVFQDNEFFWTDGTLVNFFSFGPGEPDSNGNCILMFKGDGFWKDDLCNLEYPYVCIQDAKFCRGYGYGW, from the exons ATGGCATTCCCTCTTCGCTCATTCTTCCTCCTTTGTGCGATCAGTGGAGTGTTGTCAGGAGGC TGGAATCAGAATCCGTTTTTCCAAG ACGATAGCTGTCCTAAGGGCTGGCTTCGGTTGGGCTCTAAATGTTACATCTACAAACCGGATTCGAGGATATTTACAGATGCAGAG AAAGTCTGCCAAACTCTTGGCGGGAATCTGGTGTCCATCCACAATATCGTGGAAAATGCAGTTGTTCTTGATCTGATTCGGCAGGGTGTTAATTTTGACGTAGCCTGGATTGGACTACAAGATGCAATTACG tcatatttttctGGCGTCATCATCAGTCAGTTTTTAAATGTTGACTCATTCAAATGTAACTTTGTCTTTCAGGATAATGAGTTCTTTTGGACTGATGGCACCCTTgtgaatttcttttcttttggtcCCGGAGAACCTGATAGCAATGGCAACTGTATACTGATGTTTAAAGGCG atggATTTTGGAAGGATGACCTCTGCAACCTCGAGTACCCGTATGTTTGCATCCAAGATGCGAAGTTTTGCAGGGGCTATGGCTATGGTTGGTAA
- the LOC144005252 gene encoding uncharacterized protein LOC144005252, which produces MNKVSTANNDADCPAKSILSENYKEHAPQLKVYKERLGPVKTAKQEAKEQSGGPPSTSRLTSCSHQRRWSTDCCHDNSSPVITVKKNLREPQPPQRSVSLLRCHTPSRCPRQRYSSPITGIVSTTHPSTSSSSSVQTSVITGHDPLGWKLRPKSRTSSNQVHAKRLSLQMPLPVTIPDPDFLQSNTSPTTQLDPIRKTTKSKSFRRHHSDSLAFLRSMPAVTLEELREVQLRCAKPDDVSREAYGEEKAGPQPHKKPPAVPEKSPLARKIAQHIAHSWQQQMCAARKIEQEEIIYSVIMPKAKTQQAENHCSLYAKINGMHLKSDE; this is translated from the coding sequence ATGAATAAAGTCTCCACTGCTAATAATGACGCTGACTGTCCAGCCAAGTCCATCTTGAGTGAAAATTATAAGGAGCATGCCCCACAGCTTAAAGTGTACAAAGAAAGACTTGGTCCAGTCAAAACAGCCAAACAGGAAGCCAAAGAGCAATCGGGCGGCCCACCCTCCACCTCCAGGCTGACCTCCTGCTCTCATCAACGCCGCTGGTCAACCGATTGTTGCCACGACAACAGTTCCCCTGTCATTACAGTCAAGAAAAACCTGAGGGAACCACAACCTCCCCAAAGGAGCGTCTCCCTTCTTCGATGTCATACTCCATCCCGTTGTCCGAGGCAACGCTACTCCAGTCCGATTACCGGGATCGTCTCCACGACTCATCCATCGACGTCCTCATCTTCTTCTGTCCAGACATCTGTCATAACAGGGCATGACCCTCTCGGTTGGAAGCTGCGTCCCAAATCCAGAACCTCCTCCAATCAGGTTCACGCTAAGAGGTTGTCTCTACAGATGCCGCTCCCTGTCACCATTCCTGATCCCGATTTTCTTCAATCTAACACATCACCAACAACTCAACTTGACCCCATACGTAAAACTACCAAAAGTAAATCATTCCGTCGCCATCACTCAGACTCGTTAGCCTTCCTCAGATCCATGCCGGCCGTGACGCTGGAGGAGCTCCGTGAAGTGCAGCTCCGCTGCGCCAAACCGGACGATGTCTCCCGTGAAGCATACGGTGAAGAGAAGGCCGGCCCCCAGCCGCACAAAAAGCCACCAGCTGTCCCAGAAAAAAGTCCTCTGGCAAGAAAAATAGCGCAACACATTGCTCATTCGTGGCAGCAGCAAATGTGTGCTGCCCGTAAAATTGAGCAGGAGGAAATTATTTACAGTGTGATAATGCCAAAAGCTAaaacacaacaggctgagaaccacTGCAGCCTgtatgccaaaataaatggTATGCACTTAAAAAGTGATGAATAA